Genomic DNA from Pelosinus sp. UFO1:
CGAATTTTTGTATGATTTCTTGAATTTCTCCTGCTGTTAAAGCTGTAGGTAAACGATATTCCTCATTAAACGCAATGGCGGAAGGTGCTACAGGATTACTTCCAACCGCTTCACTCTTTCTCCCCGCATGAGCTAACTGAATGCCAATTTTACCTCCTTGGGCATGGATATGGTCAACAATACTTTTCAAACCAGCAATATGTTTATCATCCCAAATGCCCAAATCTTTGTTGGAGATACGCCCTCGAGGTTCTACCCCTGTGGCCTCCACAATAATTAGACCAACCTGCCCTACCGCCCGTGTTGTATAATGGGTTACATGCCAGTCTGTAACCATACCGTCATCTGCTGCACTATACATGCACATAGGTGGCATAACAACTCGATTTTTTAAGGTTAACTGTTTAAACGAGATCGGTGTAAATAACATTCAGATCATCCTTTCTTTTCATTACTAGATAAATTGAATCCAAATTAGCTTTACAATTCTAACACCTTCAAGGATATTCAAGTTTCTACCAATTTATGATATCATTCTAATAGATATAGGAAGACAATACAAGTACATACTTTTTCGTAGTATAGTAACAAAAAACATACTATTGATAACCATAAGATTTTTGAACCGCAGAGGCGCAGAGAACGCAGAGGTATGTTTATCAGGGGTATTAATAGTACCTCTCAGCGTCCTCTGCGCCTCTGCGGTTCATTGCTTTTATCTAATTCTATTATAAGAAAAACGCTACGCGTCCTTTTTGAACCACAAAGACACAAAGGTCACAAAGGGATTCTATCCATTTCATTCCCATCTTTTTTGTGTGCCGCGATAGCGGCATTGTGTCTTTGTGGTTGAATCTTTTTAACTAGAAACTTATAAATTCTGATACCATAAAGAAAAACTTCGCTCTTATTTTCTAAGAACGAAGTCCCTGCTATCTCAATACATATTTTTCAATTGCTTCTGCCACACCATGTTCGTTATTGTGAGTTGTTACAGCTTGGGCAACGGCTTTTACGCGGTCGGATGCATTTCCCATAGCTACACCAAATCCAGCATATTCAATCATAGGATAGTCATTATTAGAATCACCAATCGCCATGACTTCTTCTTGTTTAATACCTAGCGTCTTTGCAAGAAGTTCTAAGGCGTGTCCCTTATTAACACTAGGATGGGTCAGTTCCAGATAGTTTGACTTAGAAGTAGCCGTAAATACCTCTCCTGCAAATTCTCGATTAATAACCTTTTGAATTTCTTGAATTTCATGAGGTTCCGCCATGGCAAGCATCTTTGTTGGCTCATGCTGCATGGTATAAAATTTCTCACCAAGAGGAATTGCCTGAATACCAGATAATCTTTCATAAGACTTTGCCTTCTCACAACGCTCCACCACAAATAATTCATCATTCATATAGGATTGTAGATACCAGCCCCGTTCACGGAATAAGGCTACCACTTTATTAGCCACACTGGATGCAATCGTCTTATGAAATACCATCTCTTTCGTAAAGGCTGAGCGAACCATACCACCATTATAAGTAATAATTGGTGTTTTCATATTCAATTTCTTGGCAAATGGCACCGCCGAACTAAACATTCTACCTGTAGCGATGGTTACCAAAACCCCTTGCTCTTGAGCTTTGGTAATGGCTTCACAGGTCCGTGGCGATACTTGTAATGTTTTATCTAATAGCGTATCATCCATATCTACTGCTACTAATCGGATTGTCATTAAAAAACCTCCACTGCTCTCCTTATCGATCCTTTATCACTCTTGACAAAGTACAACTGCAAACCGTCATCAAGCATACGCTGGTTACAGGGGCAATCATACTATAAATTTGAAATCCCGGCAAAGCTTTAATCACCATAAATGGCGTCAATATATTCATAAAAAAGGTCAATCCACCTAGGGTAACCCAGTTTAAAGGCTTATCCTTCAAGGCTAATAATGGCCTTACGGCTCCATTTGCTATGCCAATAATTGCGGCTCCAAGTAAAGCACCACCTAACGTATCAACAAAAACTCCTGGTAGTTCTACAATAAGTAAAAACAATAAGACGCCATTAAGAATCATACGCAGCAGAAAACCGCACACGTTTTGGCCCTCCTTCAAATCCTAACTAAAAGTAATACTAATCCTTATTATATCCTGTTGGACAAATCGTTGACAATATATTTTTTGCCTTTATCCCTCACTACTTTCTAATAACAACAAGGCTTGCTTTAGTTCAATACCACCCCCAAACCCTGTCAAAGTACCTTTTGCTCCTATCACACGGTGGCAAGGTACAACGATCGGTACCCGGTTGCGGTGCAAGGCTCCCCCTACTGCTCGTGCGGCTTTGGGGCTATTAATTTCTCGCGCCAGTGTACCATAGCTTGTAGTCTGTCCATAAGAGATCGTTGCCGTAAATTTAAGTACGGTAGCCTGAAAAGAAGTATATCCACGCCAATCAATTGGCACGCCAAATGCAACAGCGAACCCACGCCAATACATATTTAATTCCTGCCTTAGTTGCTCTGACCAAAATTTCACGGATTCCGTTACTTCACCCTTTGGCTCCTCAGGCTTATTTTTTACCGGAAAATCGAGCTCCCATAACCCTAAATCTGTCCAAATAGCAGTCATATAACCCCAATCTGTTTCTAATATTGTATGCATTTGTTGCATCATCATCCACATCCTTTAATAAAAAAAATACCTAGTGCCATATTCTATAGCAACTAGGTATTTTCCTATTTTAAAAAATATATGTTTTGCTTGTAATTTATACTAGTTTCATATCTACTAATACTGCGTTCATTTTACGAACTGCATCAGCGCTCTTATTGAATTTTTCTTGTTCTACTGCATTTAATTTATAATCAACAACTTTTTCCCAACCATTTTTGCCGATTACAACAGGAACGCCTAGGCAGATGTCTTTTTGACCATATTCACCATCCAATGCCACGCAGCAAGGATATACTTTTTTCTCATCACGAACAATTGCTTCTACCAATAAGGCACCAGCAGCACCAGGAGCATACCAAGCGGAAGTTCCTAATAAACCAGTTAAGGTAGCACCACCAACCATAGTATCAGCCGCTACTTTTTCCAAAGTTGCTTCATCTAACAATTCAGAAGCAGGAATACCCATGTATGTAGCAAAGCGAGTTAATGGAATCATTGTAGTATCACCATGACCACCAATAACCACACCATGAATATCAGTAGCAGGAACAGCAAGAGCTTGGCTCAAATAACATTTGAAGCGAGAGCTATCCAAAATACCGCCCATACCAATAATACGATTTTTAGGCAGGCCACTAGCTTTTAATGCAAGATAAGTCATAGTATCCATAGGATTACTGATGATAACAAAAATAGCATCTGGGGAATATTTCAAAATGCTATCAACTACACCTTTAACAATACCTGCATTGGTACCTATCAAGTCTTCACGAGTCATACCAGGTTTACGAGGAATACCGGAAGTGATGACAACTACATCAGAACCAGCAGTTTTGCTATAATCATTTGTACTACCAGTAACCCGAGTATCAAATCCCAACAAAGTAGCAGTTTGCATCATATCTAGAGCTTTACCTTCTGATACGCCTTCTTTGATATCGAGCAATACCAATTCACTTGCTAATTCTCTTTGTGCAATTACATTTGCGCAAGTTGCGCCTACATTACCAGCACCAACGACAGTAATTTTCATCCTGACATCATCCTCCTAAAGTTTGTACAATATTGTATTCTTAGTATATGTTAACCCTATTAGTAATTATAACTCCCAGCTCATAGGTTTGTATAGATCTTAAGTGAAAAAAAATACATACTATCGAAAAAATAATAACAATAATGTGAAAATAAAGAAAGAAATAAGTAACTAAGTAAAATATAGACCTTTTTTCGAACCACAGAGGACGCAGAGGTGTATATCTACTACGTTAACCACACTCTCTTGCTCTGTGTTCTCTGCGCCTCTGTGGTTAATATCTTTATCAAAAAAACTCCTTCTACAATAGTAGAAGGAGTTCATCGTTAATATGTATTAACGACCGCTATTTTTGCTGAAGCAATCGCGGCAATATACAGGACGATCGCTGCTTGGACGGAAAGGCACTTGTGTTTCTACACCGCAAGCTGCACAAGTTACATCATGCATTTCGCGTTGTGGACGAGCGCCACCACGGTTGAAGCTGCCACCGCCATTATTTCTTTGTTTGCGAGCTGCACGGCATTGTGGGCAACGGCCAGGCTCATTAGTGAAACCTTTTTCGTTGTAAAATTCTTGTTCTGAAGCTGAGAACACGAATTCTGCGTTACATTCGCGGCATGTTAAATTTTTGTCTTGAACCATTGTGATAGTCCCCCTCAAATTTTATGGCCCAAAATGGTTTAGGGTTCACTACTGTCCTTACCAAAAACCTACTTGAGAAGGATATATAATGGAATCTCACTAGACCTATTTAGATGGGCTCAATCATTAGTATACATTTTTTTACTGTGAAAGTAAAGGATTATTGCAATTTTTTGAATTCCAATATTTATTAAAAATCCCCTTTAAAAAATGTATGAACAACTTCATTCATGCACATACTATTTATGATTACATCAGCTTAACATTTTGTAGTAGGGAGGTTATACGATATGACAATTCTTGAAAAAGTAAGCTCAGAAACTCGTGGCATATTCAACATGTTTTTTGACAAAGAGCCCCTTAACTATTTAGAGGCAGCTAGTTTATATGGAGTCATTGCCCAAGGTCGTTATAACATTGCTGCGCTAGAAATCCTTTACAACCATGCCGAGGATACAGAATTAAAAAGCCTAATCAAAGAAGCACTTGAAAGACACAACAAAACCCTGATTGAGCATTCTGAAGAAATGTTACAAAATAGTGGTGGCAACATTCCTGCCTTAAGCTTTAACCGTCGTACACTGCACAAAACATCTTTAAACATTCCTCCAGATGCCCATCTAACTGATGGTGAAGTTGCCATTGCAGTTGGCACCATGGGAAAGGCAGCACAAATGGCATTGCTAGCAGCATTGCATCAATCCTACCAAGTAGACGTAGCTTTAATGTATCGAGAAATGCTAGATGCCGGCTTAGACTGGGATTATCGTTTACTGCAACTTATGTTAGACCGCGGTTGGCTCCCACGCCTTGCAAAAATTCAGCATTAAGAAAAGACTTGGCTTAGGCCAAGTCCTCAGACGCAGGCAGAAGCCTTAGTCGCTCTTACTTGGAATCAAGGAAGTGTTATACTTTCTGATTCCGTAAAAATAAAAACCTTCCAGTGTACTGGAAGGTTTTTTTATTATGCTTGTTTTTCGAATTGGTCTTTGCCAACTCCACATAATGGACAGACCCAATCTTCAGGAATATCTTCAAATTTAGTACCAGGAGCAATACCGCTATCTGGATCTCCCTCTTCTGGATTATAAACATAACCACATACTACACATACCCATTTTTCCATTTCTAAAAATCCCTCCATTATTTTCTACTAATTTTGCCTCTTACCATTTTACCATATTTATATAAATTAGCAAATGATATCCACTATCAACTAAAAACTTTACCATTTTCGACTGGAACCGCCACCGCCGCCTGAGCCGCCGCCAAATCCGCCACCACCACCATTGCCACCACCACGTCGAAGCACGATGGATAACAGTAAGTAAGTTATTGTTCCACCAAAAAATATCCAATCTATCATAAATAAAAGGAGAACACCAGCAGCAATCACGACTTTCAGCCACCAGGGAAGGGTATCCCAACCTGAACCTTGATTAGCAGCTTGCGTGCGTTGCACTGGTTTTGCCTCAGTCTTTAGCTCTAGTTTGTATTCTTTAGCTACTTCCGTCGCAACAGTAAGGTAACCATTTAAAATTCCTTTATCATAATCCCCATTTTGAAAGTACGGAATCATATAATCATCTTGAATACGCCCCGTCTTCGCATCAGGCAGTGCACCTTCTAGACCATAACCTACCTCAATACGAGATCGTTTGTCATCCACAACGACTAAGATAAGTACTCCATTATTTAATGTTTTGTCACCAATCCCCCATTGCCTGAGAAGCTCTAAGGAATAATCCTCCAAAGCTGCACCGTCTAGGGTTTTGGTCGTGACTACAACAATCTGGGCTTTTGTTTTAGCCGCTAGTTGACTTCCTAAGTTATTGATACGAGCTTTCGTATCAGCACTTACTACACCAGCGTAATCCTGAATATAAATACTAGATGTTGGCACTGGTGGTATTTGCGGCTGGGCCCAGGCCACTGCAGCCATCAGTAGATATGCCACACATATAATCCAGGCTAGCCTCTTTTTCATAGTCTTCCCTCGCTTATGAAATAACATTACAGCATTTTATGAAACCTTAAAACCCTTTGAACCACAAAGACACAATGCCGCTTTCGCGTCACACAAAGAAGACGTTCCATAGTTTCCTTTGTGTCTTTGTGGTTAATCATGTTCCCTCTTAGAACTTAACTTGTGGTACTTGCTGAGCTCCTTCAGCCGCTTTGAAATATTCTTTTGGGCCAAAGCCTAGCATACCTGCATAAATACTAGAAGGGAAGGTCCGAATTTTGGTATTATACATCTGAACTGAATCGTTATAGTCTTTACGGGCTACTGCTATACGATTCTCCGTTCCAGCCAGTTCATCTGAAAGTTGTCTAAAGTTCTGATCTGCCTTTAAGTTAGGATAGTTTTCCGCAATGACCAGTAATCTAGATAACGCGCCACCTAATTCATTATTAGCTTCTGCTTTGGCGGCAGGTCCTTGCCCCCCTGCCAGCTTAGCCCTTGCATCCGCAACTGCTTGAATCGCAGCTTGTTCATGCTTGGCATAACCAGATACGGTGGCTGTTAAATTTGGTATTAAATCAGCACGACGCTGCAATTGATTTTCTACCTGACTCCATTTACCATTCACAGCTTCATTCATACCTACAAGACTGTTATAACCTGAAAATGCTCCTACCACTAGTACAGCAACTAGGGCAAGTACAATCCATACTGTTTTATTCATATTACTTAATCCTCCTTAGAATCGATACTACTTATTATTTTATCCAAATTTAGCGAAAATAGAAAGCAATTATTTTTCCAGTTATCACCGTTGCTGCCTAAAAAAATCATATACGGCTTGCGCCGCGGGGAAAGTCATCGATGGCGCGGCAGCTAATTCTTCTACTGTAGCCCCCTTTATTTTAGGCAGGCTGCCAAAATGATCCCATAGAGCTTTACGACGTTTGGCGCCAATTCCTGGTACATGATCAAGAACTGACACCATATTCCGCTTGGAACGCAATGTACGATGATAAGTTACAGCAAATCGATGGGCCTCATCCCGTATGCGCTGCATCAGATAGAGCGCCTGGGAGTGACGGGGTAAAATCAAAGGCTCACTCTGACCTTCACAAAAAATATATTCAAATTCTTTCGCTAGACCAATTACAGGAACTTCTAGCAAACCAGCTCCGCGAATAATGGTAAGAGCCGCACTCAACTGTCCTTTGCCGCCATCAATAATGATTAAATCAGGTATTGGTTGATTTGTTCCGCCATAACGCCTACTAACTACCTCCTGCATGGATTTAAAATCATCTGGCTTACCTTCTACCGTGCGTAGTTTATAACGACGATAAGCTTCTTTCTTAGGCATGCCATTTTCAAAAACCACCATAGAGGCAACCGTTTCTGACCCTTGAATATGAGAAATATCAAAACATTCCATACGTATAGGAGGAGCCTGTAGTCCTAAATATCGTCCAAGATCCACCATAGCTCCTTCTGTTTGTTCTGAATGGGCTTTGATTTTTCCTTCTTGTTCACTAAGGACAATCGCTGCATTTCCATCAGCCATAGTGACAATATCTTTTTTCGTGCCTCTTTTTGGGGTTTCTACAGCTACACGACTGCCTTTTAATTGGCTTAACCAATCCGATAGCAACGCCTGCTCGGGAACATCCATAGGCAGCAATAATTCCTTGGGGATAAAGGTAGACTGGCTATAATATTGCTTTATAAAAGCAGCTAATACTACATCATCCTCTTCTTGCTCACTACCTGCTAGCAAGAAATGATCCCGCCCCACCATTTTTCCACTGCGGATAAAATAAACTTGCACACAAGTTCCTAAGGCTGAACAAGCCAAACCAATAGCATCTTGATCCCCCGCTCCAGTAACAATGTTTTGTTTTTCTCTGACTTTTTCTACAGCTGCGAGTTGATCCCTGAGTTTTGCAGCTTGTTCAAATTGCAGTTCTTCTGCTGCTAATTCCATCCGTTTTTTTAGACTCTGCACTACAGCATCACTACGACCTTCGAGCAGTAAGCAAACTTCTTTGATCATGCCGTTATAAGTTTCGCTATCTACAAACCCAGCGCAAGGAGCGAGACATCGTTTTATATGATATTCCAAACAAGGGCGTCTGGCATCTAAATTACGACAACTACGCAGAGGAAATAACTTTCTCATTAGTTTAATGCTTTCATGGACAGCCCCTGCACTAGTAAAAGGACCAAAATAACGAGCACCATCTTTTTGTACCCTACGGGTAGCATACAAACGAGGAAACTCTTCATTTGTCGTTACCTTAATATAGGGATAGGTTTTGTCATCTCGCAAACTAATATTGTATTTCGGCCGATGTTTTTTTATTAAATTACATTCAAGAATTAAGGCTTCAATTTCCGAGGCTGTAACAATATATTCTAAATCGACAATCCGTGAAACCATGGCCTGCACTTTTGGAGAGTGATTACGACTGGATTGAAAATAGGAACGAACACGATTTTTTAGTACTACCGCTTTGCCAACATAAATAATGTGATCTTGGGCATCCTTCATTAAATAAACACCTGGTTTATCTGGCAAGTGGTTTACTTTTTCTAATAATTCATCATTCATTTTTTACAAAACTCCTTTTGAGAAAAAAATCACATTGCCAAAAACATAAAACTATGAGATAATTGTAACATACTTTTAGCACCTGCTCACAATAAAAATCTAAACTGACCCACTTCCAATATATTCCTGAACTTTAATGAGACGTTCAATGTATACATGCATGAAACTCATTGTAGACTTAATTCTTATATACTATAATTAATTTCATTGGTGTTAAGAGCACATTAAACTTTGCGATTTTAAATGGGAGGTCAATGCTGATGTTCAAGAGACTACTTATCGCCAATCGTGGTGAAATTGCAGTTAGAATTATTCGAGCCTGCCAGGAACTAGATATTGAAACGGTCGCCGTATATTCAGATGTTGATGCCGATGCTCTCCATGTACAATTGGCTGACCACGCATACAATATCGGGCCTGCAGATGCAATGAAAAGCTATCTAAACATGGATGCGATTATTATGGCTGCCAAAGCATCAAAAGCAGAAGCCATTCACCCGGGATATGGATTTTTATCGGAAAATGCTGATTTTGCTGAAAAGGTTACCAATGCTGGTTTGGTGTTTGTCGGCCCTAGTGCTGAAATCATCCGCCAAGTAGGAAACAAAGATGCAGCCCGAGAAGCCATGAAGGCTGCTGGTCTGCCAATGACAATAGGCAGTGAACCGATTACTAGCAATGAACATGCTTATAAACTTGCCAAGGAAATAGGCTATCCTGTTATTTTGAAACCTGTGTCAGGTGGCGGCGGTAAATCTATGTTTGTCGCCAATAACCAGGATGAGTTAGTTAGTGCTTTAAATAAAGTAGATGTGACATATAGTTCTTTTTATTTGGAAACCTATATCTCCGAAGCACGACATATTGAAGTGCAAATTATGGCAGATACCTATGGAAACATTCTTCATGTTGGTGAGCGGGAATGTTCCCTGCAGCGCCGCAACCAAAAGGTGCTTGAAGAATCTCCTTCTAGTGCTTTAACCCCAGAAATGCGTACAAAAGTGGGAGCCATGGCGATTCGTGCCGCAAAAAGCATTTTTTACACCAATTTAGGTACTGTTGAATTTTTATTGGATGTAAAAACAGGTAAGTTCTACTTTATGGAAATTAACCCTCGGATTCAAGTAGAACATGCCGTTACGGAAATGGTCACCGGTATTGATTTAGTACGTCGACAAATTCGTATCGCTGCTGGTGAACCTCTTAACAAAAAGCAAGAGGATATTATTTTTAGCGGTCACGCTATCGAATGTCGTATTAATGCAGAAGATCCCGATATGTGTTTTGCCCCTTCCCCTGGTTATATTGATTTTTACCACGAAGCAGGCGGTCCAAGAGTTCGTGTAGATAGTGGCGTATGCGCTAGTATGACGGTACAACCTCATTATGATTCTATGATTGCCAAAGTCATTGCCCATGGTCGTACCAGAGGGGATGCCATTAAAATTATGCGCAGAGCCTTAGCTGAATTCCGTATTTCTGGCATAAAAACGAATATTAGCTTTCAGCAAGAGGTCTTGAATAACCCTCATTTCTGTAGTGGTAATATCGATACTCAATTTATTTATAAACGCATGACTCCTCGTAAAGAAGAAGAATGTGAAATAGAAAACGAAAATAGAAAATTTTATTCCCAAGAGTAGGCGCTACGCCTACTCTTTTTTTATTCTTTTGTTGTGGAAAACAACTGGGGGAACGGTTTAACCGCAGAGAACACAGAGAGCGCAGAAAGAAACTAACCTAAATGAGGGTTTGCCTATCTTCTCTGTGATCTCTGCGCCTCTGCGGTTAAATTATATTATTCTCGAATTCCTCTTTCTAATACAGGAGCCAAATATTGTCCGGTATAGGACTCCGCAGTTTTTGCGATTTCTTCAGGAGTACCTTTAGCAATAATCGTACCACCTCGACTGCCACCTTCTGGTCCTAGATCTATGACATAATCCGCAGTTTTTATTACATCAAGATTATGTTCAATCACTACAACTGTATCCCCACCATCTGCTAAACGCTGAAGTACAGTAAGTAAACGATGAATATCGGCTGTATGAAGACCAGTGGTTGGCTCATCTAAAATATATAACGTCTTACCTGTACTGCGCCTTGCTAGTTCCGTGCCCAATTTTATCCGCTGGGCCTCTCCTCCGGATAAGGTGGTGGCAGGCTGGCCCAGCTTAATATAGCCAAGACCAACATCCTGTAAAATTTGTAACTTCCGTTGAATCTTGGGGATGTTTTGAAAAAACTCTACCCCCTCATCAACTACCATATCCAGCACTTGAGAGATACTTTTTCCTTTATACCGTACTTCTAACGTTTCTCTGTTATAACGATCGCCCTTACATACTTCACAAGGAACATAGACATCAGGCAAAAAATGCATTTCAATTTTGATAATACCATCGCCACGGCAAGCTTCACACCGTCCGCCCTTAACATTAAAACTAAAACGCCCAGGCTTATAGCCCCGCATTTTTGCTTCTTGGGTTTGGCTAAAAACTTCCCGAATGACATCAAACAATCCTGTATAGGTAGCAGGATTAGAGCGTGGCGTACGACCAATTGGTGACTGATCAATATCAATTATTTTATCAATATTCTCCACGCCACGAATGTCATCATGAGCTCCCGAGCGATGCTTTGAACCACGATATACCCTAGATGCCAAGCCTTTGTATAAAATTTCGTTGACTAAGGTACTCTTACCAGAGCCTGATACCCCTGTCACAGCGGTAAATACGCCTAAAGGAAACTTCACTGTAACTTTCTTTAAATTATTTTCTTTGGCACCTACAACCTCTAGCCACTTGCCGTTGGGTTTACGCCTTACTTTTGGTATGGGAATGTATTTACTTCCATTTAAATATTGTCCTGTAATCGATTCTGGGCAAGCCTTAATCTCGTCGACTGTACCTTGAACTACTACTTGTCCACCATGTGCACCTGCTGCTGGACCAATATCAATAATATGATCTGCTGCATACATCGTGTCTTCATCATGTTCAACGACCAACAAGCTGTTACCCACATCTCGTAAATGTCGCAACGTGGCCAATAAACGATTGTTATCCCGTTGATGCAGCCCAATGCTGGGCTCATCTAGGATATACAATACCCCAACTAAACCAGAACCAATTTGGGTAGCCAAACGAATTCGCTGTGCTTCACCACCAGATAAAGTGCCCGCTGCCCGATCTAACGTCAAATAGTCTAACCCAACATTTAGTAAGAAACCAAGTCGAGCATTAATTTCTTTGAGAATCTGTTGGGCAATGGTCTTTTCCCGTTGTGTCAGATCTAAATTACGGAAAAACTCCTGACTTTCCCCAATCGTTGCCGTGGTTACTTCATAAATATTTTTACCACCGACCTTAACGGATAAGGATTCCGGTTTTAACCTAGCTCCCTTACACTTAGGACAAGGCTTGGTGCTCATATATTCTTCAATGTCTTCCCGAGACCAATCAGAAACAGTTTCTCGATATCTACGGTTCAATAAAGGAATTACTCCTTCAAAAACAGCATAATAGGTTTTGCTTTCTCCATACATGTTGTCATATTCAAAATGGAATTTTTCCAATCCTGAACCTGTCATAATAATTTCTTGTACCTCAGGAGATAAGCTTTCCCAAGTATTCGTTAAAGAATAATTGTATTTTTCCAAAACAGCTTCCAATTGACACATGAAATAGGAATTGGTATTTTTGCTTAATGGCGCGATGGCTCCATCAATGAGTGTTTTTCCAGGATCTGGAATAACAAGAGATGGATCAACCTCCATATTGTTCCCCAG
This window encodes:
- the mdh gene encoding malate dehydrogenase, with the protein product MKITVVGAGNVGATCANVIAQRELASELVLLDIKEGVSEGKALDMMQTATLLGFDTRVTGSTNDYSKTAGSDVVVITSGIPRKPGMTREDLIGTNAGIVKGVVDSILKYSPDAIFVIISNPMDTMTYLALKASGLPKNRIIGMGGILDSSRFKCYLSQALAVPATDIHGVVIGGHGDTTMIPLTRFATYMGIPASELLDEATLEKVAADTMVGGATLTGLLGTSAWYAPGAAGALLVEAIVRDEKKVYPCCVALDGEYGQKDICLGVPVVIGKNGWEKVVDYKLNAVEQEKFNKSADAVRKMNAVLVDMKLV
- the rd gene encoding rubredoxin, which translates into the protein MEKWVCVVCGYVYNPEEGDPDSGIAPGTKFEDIPEDWVCPLCGVGKDQFEKQA
- a CDS encoding zinc-ribbon domain containing protein; its protein translation is MVQDKNLTCRECNAEFVFSASEQEFYNEKGFTNEPGRCPQCRAARKQRNNGGGSFNRGGARPQREMHDVTCAACGVETQVPFRPSSDRPVYCRDCFSKNSGR
- a CDS encoding DUF3231 family protein — translated: MTILEKVSSETRGIFNMFFDKEPLNYLEAASLYGVIAQGRYNIAALEILYNHAEDTELKSLIKEALERHNKTLIEHSEEMLQNSGGNIPALSFNRRTLHKTSLNIPPDAHLTDGEVAIAVGTMGKAAQMALLAALHQSYQVDVALMYREMLDAGLDWDYRLLQLMLDRGWLPRLAKIQH
- the uvrC gene encoding excinuclease ABC subunit UvrC, producing MNDELLEKVNHLPDKPGVYLMKDAQDHIIYVGKAVVLKNRVRSYFQSSRNHSPKVQAMVSRIVDLEYIVTASEIEALILECNLIKKHRPKYNISLRDDKTYPYIKVTTNEEFPRLYATRRVQKDGARYFGPFTSAGAVHESIKLMRKLFPLRSCRNLDARRPCLEYHIKRCLAPCAGFVDSETYNGMIKEVCLLLEGRSDAVVQSLKKRMELAAEELQFEQAAKLRDQLAAVEKVREKQNIVTGAGDQDAIGLACSALGTCVQVYFIRSGKMVGRDHFLLAGSEQEEDDVVLAAFIKQYYSQSTFIPKELLLPMDVPEQALLSDWLSQLKGSRVAVETPKRGTKKDIVTMADGNAAIVLSEQEGKIKAHSEQTEGAMVDLGRYLGLQAPPIRMECFDISHIQGSETVASMVVFENGMPKKEAYRRYKLRTVEGKPDDFKSMQEVVSRRYGGTNQPIPDLIIIDGGKGQLSAALTIIRGAGLLEVPVIGLAKEFEYIFCEGQSEPLILPRHSQALYLMQRIRDEAHRFAVTYHRTLRSKRNMVSVLDHVPGIGAKRRKALWDHFGSLPKIKGATVEELAAAPSMTFPAAQAVYDFFRQQR
- a CDS encoding methylated-DNA--[protein]-cysteine S-methyltransferase, producing the protein MMMQQMHTILETDWGYMTAIWTDLGLWELDFPVKNKPEEPKGEVTESVKFWSEQLRQELNMYWRGFAVAFGVPIDWRGYTSFQATVLKFTATISYGQTTSYGTLAREINSPKAARAVGGALHRNRVPIVVPCHRVIGAKGTLTGFGGGIELKQALLLLESSEG
- a CDS encoding phage holin family protein; translated protein: MCGFLLRMILNGVLLFLLIVELPGVFVDTLGGALLGAAIIGIANGAVRPLLALKDKPLNWVTLGGLTFFMNILTPFMVIKALPGFQIYSMIAPVTSVCLMTVCSCTLSRVIKDR
- a CDS encoding YgcG family protein, whose amino-acid sequence is MKKRLAWIICVAYLLMAAVAWAQPQIPPVPTSSIYIQDYAGVVSADTKARINNLGSQLAAKTKAQIVVVTTKTLDGAALEDYSLELLRQWGIGDKTLNNGVLILVVVDDKRSRIEVGYGLEGALPDAKTGRIQDDYMIPYFQNGDYDKGILNGYLTVATEVAKEYKLELKTEAKPVQRTQAANQGSGWDTLPWWLKVVIAAGVLLLFMIDWIFFGGTITYLLLSIVLRRGGGNGGGGGFGGGSGGGGGSSRKW
- a CDS encoding LemA family protein, yielding MNKTVWIVLALVAVLVVGAFSGYNSLVGMNEAVNGKWSQVENQLQRRADLIPNLTATVSGYAKHEQAAIQAVADARAKLAGGQGPAAKAEANNELGGALSRLLVIAENYPNLKADQNFRQLSDELAGTENRIAVARKDYNDSVQMYNTKIRTFPSSIYAGMLGFGPKEYFKAAEGAQQVPQVKF
- a CDS encoding Cof-type HAD-IIB family hydrolase; this translates as MTIRLVAVDMDDTLLDKTLQVSPRTCEAITKAQEQGVLVTIATGRMFSSAVPFAKKLNMKTPIITYNGGMVRSAFTKEMVFHKTIASSVANKVVALFRERGWYLQSYMNDELFVVERCEKAKSYERLSGIQAIPLGEKFYTMQHEPTKMLAMAEPHEIQEIQKVINREFAGEVFTATSKSNYLELTHPSVNKGHALELLAKTLGIKQEEVMAIGDSNNDYPMIEYAGFGVAMGNASDRVKAVAQAVTTHNNEHGVAEAIEKYVLR